One genomic region from Dehalobacter restrictus DSM 9455 encodes:
- a CDS encoding DUF2284 domain-containing protein produces the protein MDLRERLIEAFTKLGFDEYREIKVDNIVFSQDVFNQCARNTCGNFGKNHACPPGAGTEEERKARVRKYDQAFILCKIISILSGDDMMESMGILGNLNKALRKEFAAEDVLILGAGPCTLCEKCSALDGEPCRFPDKKQYSMEGNGIDVVRMSMDQKMTYNAGMGKVGFFSLVLYNH, from the coding sequence ATGGATCTTAGAGAGCGGTTAATCGAAGCCTTCACCAAATTGGGATTTGACGAATACAGAGAAATTAAAGTTGATAACATTGTTTTTTCACAGGATGTATTCAATCAGTGCGCCAGAAATACCTGCGGCAATTTTGGCAAGAACCATGCTTGCCCGCCCGGAGCAGGGACGGAGGAGGAAAGGAAAGCCAGGGTCCGGAAATATGATCAGGCTTTTATTCTCTGTAAAATCATCTCGATCCTCTCCGGAGATGATATGATGGAGTCGATGGGGATTCTGGGCAATTTGAACAAAGCGCTGCGGAAAGAATTTGCTGCGGAAGATGTTCTGATTTTGGGGGCAGGTCCCTGTACATTGTGTGAGAAATGCTCGGCTCTTGACGGAGAACCCTGCCGCTTCCCGGACAAAAAGCAATATTCGATGGAAGGCAACGGGATTGATGTCGTCCGGATGTCCATGGACCAGAAGATGACGTATAACGCAGGAATGGGAAAAGTCGGCTTTTTTTCGCTTGTACTTTATAACCATTAA
- a CDS encoding ABC transporter ATP-binding protein — MLELINVGLTLDDDKGTDVEILENISLTLDKKKIYVMTGPNGGGKSSIAKVIMGIYQPTAGKILLDGTDITGMGITERARLGIGYAFQSPPRFKGMKVRDILKLAAGPDKEVNSCDLLYDVGLCAQDYLDREINASFSGGELKRVEIASILARNLKVAVFDEPEAGIDLWSFQKLTETFQNLNKKYDTTIVIISHQERILRLADQVVLVSDGKISEVTTKAKILGEIELLDSNCECRNNCTIVGGKAQC; from the coding sequence ATGTTGGAACTGATAAATGTCGGCCTGACGTTAGACGATGACAAGGGAACAGATGTAGAAATCCTTGAGAACATCAGTCTCACCCTGGATAAGAAAAAGATTTACGTCATGACAGGTCCGAACGGGGGAGGAAAATCCTCGATCGCCAAAGTGATTATGGGTATTTACCAGCCTACGGCAGGAAAAATACTTTTGGATGGTACCGATATTACCGGTATGGGAATTACGGAAAGAGCACGGCTGGGTATCGGCTATGCGTTTCAGTCACCGCCCCGTTTCAAAGGAATGAAAGTCCGCGATATTTTGAAGCTGGCTGCCGGTCCGGATAAAGAGGTGAATTCCTGTGATTTGCTTTATGATGTGGGTTTATGTGCGCAGGATTATTTGGATAGGGAAATTAATGCGAGCTTTTCGGGCGGGGAATTAAAGAGAGTTGAAATTGCCAGTATTTTGGCGCGCAACCTGAAAGTGGCTGTCTTTGATGAACCGGAAGCAGGGATTGACCTGTGGAGCTTCCAGAAGCTGACCGAGACGTTCCAAAATTTAAATAAAAAGTATGACACGACGATCGTGATTATCTCTCACCAGGAGAGGATTCTCCGTCTGGCCGACCAGGTTGTTTTAGTGTCCGACGGAAAAATCAGCGAAGTGACCACCAAGGCTAAAATTCTGGGTGAAATCGAGCTGCTGGATTCCAACTG